Proteins encoded within one genomic window of Candidatus Brevundimonas colombiensis:
- a CDS encoding fatty acid desaturase, which translates to MPAAPRIAPSVLFTPQEWAPFQTRSAWAGPLLVAHCWAVIALAVAAGVAVPWLIPLCVMIVGTRQLGLAILMHEAAHGGLSKSPRLNDFLGHWLCATPIGASLAAYRPYHLTHHRFAQQAEDPDLMLSAPFPVSPASLRRKLIRDLTGQTFFKQRVLLPLAQTRAAPRSNRPQGDRAKPMGEAAHDYEAVVTGRSVLPFLVFNAVLLAGFVAAGLWWAFFVLWLLPMATWFPMVTRLRNIAEHACVEGSAVDPFRAARTTRAAWWERAFIAPYWVNFHAEHHLFMHVPCWKLPRLHRAIHARPQAAAMEVSPGYLDVIRTATRRPA; encoded by the coding sequence ATGCCCGCCGCCCCGCGCATCGCTCCGTCGGTTCTGTTCACGCCCCAGGAATGGGCGCCGTTCCAGACGCGCTCGGCCTGGGCCGGGCCGCTGCTGGTCGCGCATTGCTGGGCGGTGATCGCCCTGGCCGTGGCCGCTGGCGTCGCCGTGCCCTGGCTGATCCCCCTGTGCGTCATGATCGTCGGCACGCGCCAGCTGGGCCTGGCCATATTGATGCACGAGGCGGCGCACGGCGGTCTGTCCAAGTCGCCCCGGCTGAACGACTTCCTTGGCCATTGGCTGTGCGCCACGCCCATCGGCGCATCATTGGCGGCCTATCGCCCCTATCACCTGACCCACCACCGCTTCGCCCAGCAGGCCGAGGACCCGGACCTGATGCTGTCGGCGCCCTTCCCCGTCAGCCCCGCCTCGCTGCGGCGCAAGCTGATCCGCGACCTGACCGGCCAGACCTTCTTCAAACAGCGGGTGCTGCTGCCCCTGGCCCAGACGCGTGCTGCGCCGCGCTCAAACCGCCCCCAGGGCGATCGCGCCAAACCCATGGGCGAAGCCGCCCACGACTATGAGGCGGTCGTGACGGGCCGGTCCGTCCTGCCCTTCCTGGTCTTCAACGCCGTCCTGCTGGCGGGCTTCGTCGCCGCTGGTCTGTGGTGGGCCTTCTTCGTCCTGTGGCTGCTGCCGATGGCGACCTGGTTCCCCATGGTGACGCGGCTGAGGAACATCGCCGAACACGCCTGTGTCGAGGGTTCGGCCGTCGATCCCTTCCGCGCCGCCCGCACCACCCGCGCCGCCTGGTGGGAGCGCGCCTTCATCGCCCCCTACTGGGTCAACTTCCACGCCGAGCATCATCTGTTCATGCATGTGCCGTGCTGGAAGCTGCCGCGCCTGCACCGCGCCATCCACGCCCGGCCGCAAGCGGCGGCGATGGAGGTGTCGCCCGGCTATCTGGACGTGATCCGAACGGCGACCCGCCGCCCGGCATGA
- a CDS encoding retropepsin-like aspartic protease yields the protein MRRRDLLIRLGLIAGGVGGAWWLRDHVLWRGPTVVFAPGGTTGWQPYAEPRASTPTVEVSVDGRPVRALIDSGAQYSVIDRSLVQTLGLTHVFDIPMVAYGVGGQAQVGRGATLDVRIGGPQGVRLEGLRAAILDLGPLAGDKGLGAPLILGQDVLRELILELDVRRRRIRLISRAGWTPPPGLAPVAVTRAGKALQAAITVEGAAVDAVIDTGASAVLAVTRETADAAGLLDGRRRTPGQSMVLGGVVGAETVIVRTLTIGDELYRQAAVAIYDDVAVPGFPKALVGMAAFEDRRVILDLRGPRLFVERPMEITVGA from the coding sequence ATGAGACGACGCGATCTTCTGATCCGGCTGGGGTTGATCGCCGGGGGCGTGGGCGGAGCCTGGTGGCTGCGCGACCATGTGCTGTGGCGGGGGCCGACGGTGGTTTTCGCGCCGGGCGGGACGACGGGCTGGCAACCCTATGCCGAGCCGCGCGCCAGCACCCCGACGGTGGAGGTGTCCGTGGACGGTCGGCCGGTGCGGGCCCTGATCGATTCCGGGGCGCAGTATTCGGTGATCGACCGTTCGCTGGTCCAGACGCTGGGTCTGACCCATGTGTTCGACATCCCGATGGTGGCCTACGGCGTCGGCGGCCAGGCCCAGGTCGGGCGCGGCGCGACGCTGGATGTCCGCATCGGCGGCCCCCAGGGGGTGCGGCTGGAGGGGCTGCGCGCCGCGATCCTGGACCTGGGGCCGCTGGCCGGCGACAAGGGATTGGGCGCGCCCCTGATCCTGGGGCAGGATGTGCTGCGCGAACTGATCCTTGAACTGGATGTCCGCAGGCGGCGGATCCGGCTGATCTCGCGTGCGGGATGGACGCCGCCGCCGGGCCTGGCCCCTGTCGCGGTGACGCGGGCGGGCAAGGCGTTGCAGGCGGCGATCACGGTGGAGGGGGCCGCGGTCGATGCGGTGATCGACACCGGCGCATCGGCGGTGCTGGCCGTGACGCGCGAGACGGCCGACGCGGCGGGCCTGCTGGACGGCCGCCGGCGGACCCCGGGCCAGAGCATGGTGCTGGGCGGCGTGGTGGGAGCCGAGACGGTGATCGTCCGTACCCTGACCATTGGCGACGAATTGTATCGTCAGGCGGCGGTGGCCATCTATGACGACGTGGCCGTGCCGGGCTTTCCAAAGGCGCTGGTCGGCATGGCGGCGTTCGAGGATCGGCGCGTCATCCTGGACCTGCGCGGCCCGCGCCTGTTCGTCGAGCGGCCGATGGAGATCACGGTCGGGGCCTGA
- the thrC gene encoding threonine synthase, protein MTPPPRLATTFSIMNTSPDRYVSTRGLSPETDFADALLRGIAPDGGLYMPAAWPALSPQAWTGAADYKRIALQAMSPFVGDALPAGALDRALDRLTAGFDHPLVTPLVELEPGLFVLELFHGPTAAFKDLAMQLVAALTDEALSASGERLTILTATSGDTGAAAVRAFAGARSVDLIVLHPLDRVSPIQRKQMTTVQADNVLNLAVRGDFDDCQRLVKSLLADEDLRSRGRLSSVNSINWARLAGQIPYYVSATAQLGRAATFVVPTGNFGDAFAGIAATRMGLPSNGFVAAVNQNDALARALNDGLYSRRAAVESGSVSMDVQAPSNFERLVFEATGRDAGATRAVFETFARDGAVAFDPDLLAALRSEVSAVSIDEAETRAEIAHAYEAWGRVVCPHTAVALAAARRQDRARGPVVALSTAHPSKFGAFVSDVLGFEPEAANVIAALGDRPERLTVVNGTVEAALDAVAAFSGRH, encoded by the coding sequence ATGACGCCGCCGCCCCGTCTGGCTACGACCTTCAGCATCATGAACACCTCCCCCGACCGTTACGTCTCGACCCGAGGCCTCTCGCCCGAAACCGATTTCGCCGACGCCCTGCTGCGCGGCATCGCGCCGGACGGCGGCCTCTATATGCCCGCCGCCTGGCCGGCGCTTTCGCCCCAGGCCTGGACCGGCGCGGCGGACTACAAGCGCATCGCCCTTCAGGCCATGTCGCCCTTCGTCGGCGACGCCCTGCCGGCCGGGGCGCTGGATCGCGCTCTGGATCGCCTGACCGCCGGCTTCGACCATCCGCTGGTCACGCCCCTGGTCGAGCTGGAGCCGGGGCTGTTCGTGCTGGAGCTGTTCCACGGACCGACCGCCGCTTTCAAGGACCTGGCCATGCAGCTGGTCGCGGCCCTGACCGACGAGGCCTTGTCGGCCTCGGGCGAGCGGCTGACCATCCTGACCGCCACCTCGGGCGACACGGGCGCCGCCGCCGTGCGCGCCTTCGCCGGGGCCCGGTCCGTCGATCTGATCGTGCTGCACCCGCTGGATCGCGTGTCGCCGATCCAGCGCAAACAGATGACGACGGTCCAGGCGGACAATGTGCTGAACCTGGCCGTGCGCGGCGATTTCGACGACTGCCAGCGCCTGGTCAAAAGCCTGCTGGCCGACGAGGATCTGCGCTCACGCGGCCGGCTGTCGTCGGTCAATTCGATCAACTGGGCGCGGCTGGCGGGCCAGATCCCCTATTATGTCTCCGCCACCGCCCAGCTGGGCCGGGCCGCCACTTTCGTCGTGCCGACCGGCAATTTCGGCGACGCCTTCGCCGGGATCGCCGCGACCCGTATGGGCCTGCCGTCGAACGGCTTCGTGGCGGCCGTGAACCAGAACGACGCCCTGGCCCGCGCCCTCAACGACGGCCTCTATTCGCGCCGCGCGGCGGTCGAGAGCGGCAGCGTCTCCATGGACGTCCAGGCCCCGTCCAACTTCGAACGTCTGGTGTTCGAGGCGACGGGCCGCGACGCCGGGGCGACCCGCGCGGTGTTCGAGACCTTCGCCCGCGACGGCGCCGTCGCCTTCGACCCGGACCTGCTGGCCGCCCTGCGGTCCGAGGTCTCGGCCGTCTCCATCGACGAGGCCGAAACCCGCGCCGAGATCGCCCATGCCTATGAGGCCTGGGGCCGCGTGGTCTGCCCGCACACAGCCGTCGCCCTGGCCGCCGCGCGTCGCCAGGATCGCGCCAGGGGACCGGTCGTGGCCCTGTCCACCGCCCACCCGTCCAAGTTCGGCGCCTTCGTCTCCGACGTCCTGGGCTTCGAACCCGAAGCCGCAAACGTCATCGCCGCCCTGGGCGATCGGCCCGAGCGGTTGACGGTGGTCAATGGGACGGTTGAGGCGGCGCTGGACGCGGTGGCGGCCTTTTCAGGCCGCCACTGA
- a CDS encoding TSUP family transporter, with translation MIEFTPEIVALLFAAAMAAGFVDAIAGGGGLITVPVLLAVGVSPVAAIATNKIQGSCGTASATWTFWRKGRIDFALLKWPLIATAVGAALGAMVVSFVDTTWLMVLLPLLLAGIAVYFLVGPKASDEDVHARLTPLAFGAVSGGIGFYDGFFGPGAGSFFALALVTLMGMGLTRATAHTKALNFSSNLVSVVVFAIGGHVLWAVGLTMAVGQVLGGWLGSHAAMRFGPKLIRPLLVLICIGMVIKLLSDPANPLRAWIEGVI, from the coding sequence ATGATCGAATTCACCCCCGAAATCGTCGCCCTGTTGTTCGCTGCGGCCATGGCGGCGGGGTTCGTGGACGCCATCGCGGGGGGCGGCGGCCTGATCACCGTGCCGGTGTTGCTGGCGGTCGGGGTCAGCCCGGTGGCGGCCATCGCCACCAACAAGATCCAGGGCAGTTGCGGCACCGCCTCGGCGACCTGGACCTTCTGGCGCAAGGGGCGGATCGATTTCGCCCTGCTGAAATGGCCGCTGATCGCCACGGCGGTCGGCGCCGCCCTGGGCGCCATGGTGGTCAGTTTCGTCGATACGACCTGGCTGATGGTGCTGCTGCCGCTGTTGCTGGCGGGGATCGCGGTCTATTTCCTGGTCGGCCCCAAGGCCAGCGACGAGGATGTCCATGCGCGGCTGACGCCCCTGGCCTTCGGGGCCGTGTCGGGCGGGATCGGCTTCTACGACGGCTTCTTCGGTCCGGGCGCGGGGTCCTTCTTCGCCCTGGCGCTGGTGACGCTGATGGGAATGGGGCTGACTCGGGCCACGGCCCATACCAAGGCGCTGAACTTCTCCAGCAATCTGGTGTCGGTGGTGGTGTTCGCCATCGGCGGCCATGTGCTGTGGGCCGTCGGGTTGACGATGGCGGTGGGGCAGGTGCTGGGCGGCTGGCTGGGGTCGCATGCGGCGATGCGGTTCGGGCCGAAACTGATCCGGCCCCTGCTGGTGCTGATCTGCATCGGCATGGTGATCAAGCTGCTGTCCGATCCCGCCAATCCCCTGAGGGCGTGGATCGAGGGCGTGATCTGA
- a CDS encoding zinc metallopeptidase, protein MRWQGGRTGGGVEDRRGMGGGAIAGGGIGVGVLALIGYFVFGIDPSTTTQLASQLGGVGASEQQGQVGTPQDQAGRFVDVIGANINDVWAQKLKGYQPPKVVIYEQGTGTGCGYGQSAMGPFYCPNDKTVYLDLNFWQEMETQLGASGADFARAYVIAHEFGHHVQTLTGTSDQVRQAQQRARGEGEANRYSVALELQADCYAGVWAKNAAAVSNGQVALEPGDIEEGMKTAQAIGDDALQRRGGGRVSPESFTHGSSAQRVEWLQRGYQSGDPASCDTFGGA, encoded by the coding sequence ATGCGCTGGCAGGGCGGACGAACGGGCGGCGGGGTCGAGGACCGGCGCGGCATGGGGGGCGGCGCCATCGCGGGAGGCGGCATCGGCGTGGGCGTGCTGGCCCTGATCGGCTATTTCGTCTTCGGCATCGACCCGTCCACCACGACGCAACTGGCCAGCCAGCTGGGCGGCGTCGGCGCCTCGGAACAGCAGGGCCAGGTCGGCACGCCCCAGGACCAGGCCGGCCGGTTCGTCGATGTCATCGGCGCCAACATCAACGACGTCTGGGCGCAGAAGCTTAAGGGCTATCAGCCGCCCAAGGTCGTGATCTACGAACAGGGTACGGGAACCGGCTGCGGCTACGGCCAGTCGGCCATGGGTCCCTTCTACTGCCCCAACGACAAGACCGTCTATCTGGACCTGAACTTCTGGCAGGAGATGGAGACCCAGCTCGGGGCCTCCGGCGCCGATTTCGCCCGCGCCTATGTCATCGCCCATGAGTTCGGCCACCACGTCCAGACTCTGACCGGCACCTCGGATCAGGTGCGTCAGGCCCAGCAGCGGGCGCGTGGCGAGGGCGAGGCCAACCGCTATTCCGTCGCGCTGGAGCTTCAGGCCGACTGCTACGCCGGGGTCTGGGCCAAGAACGCCGCCGCCGTCTCGAACGGTCAGGTCGCGCTGGAGCCCGGCGACATCGAGGAGGGCATGAAGACCGCCCAGGCCATCGGTGACGATGCGCTGCAACGGCGCGGCGGCGGCCGCGTCTCGCCCGAAAGCTTCACCCACGGCTCCTCGGCCCAGCGGGTCGAATGGCTGCAGCGCGGCTATCAGTCGGGCGATCCCGCATCCTGCGACACCTTCGGCGGCGCCTGA
- a CDS encoding CsbD family protein, giving the protein MTDEQINGAASQVQGKVQKGLGQLVGDQKLQVEGAYNDAKGKSLETFGKAMDAVDRLVEKTPADYRDKARTVAAEARKRPLVTTLSVAGVGLLLIRALTGGNRR; this is encoded by the coding sequence ATGACCGACGAACAGATCAACGGCGCCGCTTCGCAGGTGCAAGGCAAGGTGCAAAAAGGCTTGGGCCAGCTGGTCGGCGACCAGAAGTTGCAGGTCGAGGGCGCCTATAACGACGCCAAGGGCAAGTCGCTGGAGACCTTCGGCAAGGCCATGGACGCCGTAGATCGCCTGGTCGAGAAGACCCCGGCCGATTATCGCGACAAGGCCCGCACCGTGGCGGCCGAGGCGCGCAAGCGTCCGCTGGTCACCACCCTGTCGGTCGCGGGCGTCGGTCTTCTGCTGATACGCGCCCTGACCGGCGGCAATCGCCGCTGA
- the pgm gene encoding phosphoglucomutase (alpha-D-glucose-1,6-bisphosphate-dependent), translating to MHDRAGLTARPEDLIDLDALLGAYETVQPDMTEPQQRVVFGTSGHRGSSLDGAFNQAHILAIAQSIAEYRAAQGVDGPLFLGRDTHGLSEPAFRTTLEVLVANGVQVLIDARDGFTPTPAVSHAILTHNRANARQADGVLITPSHNPPRDGGIKYNPPSGGPAGSEATAAIAARANQLIEGGLTQVRRVPSAQAQAAAGRFDYLSAYIDDLPRVVDLEAIRNAGVRIGADPLGGAAVAYWGEIAERHRLDLTVVNDAVDPRWAFMPLDADGKIRMDCSSPSAMAGLIGMMKGGSAYDVAFGNDADADRHGIVTPDAGLMNPNHFLAAAIAYLFANRPGWGADVAVGKTLVSSSMIDRVVAGLGRRLLEVPVGFKHFVPGLLDGTVGFGGEESAGASFLRQDGTVWTTDKDGLILCLLAAEIQARTGRSASRLYADLTDQYGAPAYARVDAPATRAEKARLAALSPSDVTATALAGQAITDILTKAPGNGEAIGGLKVVTADAWFAARPSGTEDVYKIYAESFLGPDHLAQVQAEARAVVATALAG from the coding sequence ATGCATGATCGCGCCGGCCTGACCGCACGCCCCGAAGACCTGATCGACCTGGACGCCCTGCTGGGCGCCTATGAAACGGTCCAGCCAGACATGACCGAGCCCCAGCAGCGGGTGGTCTTCGGCACCTCGGGCCACCGGGGGTCCAGCCTGGACGGCGCCTTCAACCAGGCCCACATCCTGGCCATCGCCCAGTCGATCGCCGAATACCGCGCGGCCCAGGGCGTGGACGGCCCCCTGTTCCTGGGGCGTGACACCCACGGCCTGTCCGAACCCGCCTTCCGCACCACGCTGGAGGTGCTGGTCGCCAACGGGGTCCAGGTGCTGATCGACGCCCGCGACGGCTTCACCCCCACCCCCGCCGTGTCCCACGCCATACTGACGCACAATCGGGCCAACGCGCGCCAGGCGGACGGCGTCCTGATCACCCCGTCGCACAATCCGCCCCGCGACGGCGGCATCAAATACAATCCCCCCTCGGGCGGCCCGGCCGGGAGCGAGGCCACCGCCGCCATCGCCGCCCGCGCCAACCAGTTGATCGAGGGCGGCCTGACCCAGGTGCGCCGCGTCCCGTCCGCCCAGGCCCAGGCGGCGGCGGGCCGGTTCGACTATCTGTCCGCCTATATCGACGACCTGCCCCGCGTCGTGGACCTGGAGGCCATCCGAAACGCCGGGGTCCGCATCGGCGCCGATCCGCTGGGCGGCGCCGCCGTGGCCTATTGGGGCGAGATCGCAGAGCGTCACAGACTGGACCTGACCGTCGTCAACGACGCCGTCGACCCGCGCTGGGCCTTCATGCCGCTGGACGCCGACGGCAAGATCCGCATGGACTGTTCCTCGCCCTCGGCCATGGCCGGTCTGATCGGCATGATGAAGGGCGGATCGGCCTATGATGTCGCCTTCGGCAACGACGCCGACGCGGATCGCCACGGCATCGTCACCCCCGACGCGGGCCTGATGAACCCCAACCATTTCCTGGCCGCCGCCATCGCCTATCTGTTCGCCAACCGGCCGGGCTGGGGCGCGGACGTGGCGGTGGGCAAGACCCTGGTCTCGTCGTCCATGATCGACCGGGTCGTCGCCGGCCTGGGCCGCCGCCTGCTGGAAGTTCCGGTCGGCTTCAAACATTTCGTGCCGGGCCTTCTGGACGGAACCGTGGGCTTCGGCGGCGAGGAATCGGCCGGCGCCTCCTTCCTGCGTCAGGACGGGACGGTGTGGACCACCGACAAGGACGGCCTCATCCTGTGCCTGCTGGCCGCCGAGATTCAGGCCCGCACCGGGCGCAGCGCCAGCCGGCTCTACGCCGACCTGACCGACCAGTACGGCGCCCCCGCCTACGCCCGCGTCGACGCCCCGGCGACCCGCGCGGAAAAGGCCCGTCTGGCCGCCCTCAGCCCCTCGGACGTCACCGCCACCGCCCTGGCGGGGCAGGCCATCACCGACATCCTGACCAAGGCCCCCGGCAATGGCGAGGCCATCGGCGGGCTGAAGGTCGTCACCGCCGACGCCTGGTTCGCCGCCCGCCCCTCGGGCACCGAGGACGTCTATAAAATCTATGCCGAATCCTTCCTCGGCCCGGACCATCTGGCCCAGGTTCAGGCCGAGGCCAGGGCGGTGGTGGCGACGGCCCTGGCGGGCTAG
- a CDS encoding type 1 glutamine amidotransferase codes for MAQTLSGKTVAILATDGVELIELNEPMKALKDAGAVVEIVSLKAGEFQGFDHLTPGEKVTADKAVAAVDASAYSALLLPGGVANPDLLRADADAVAFVRAFFDAGKPVAAICHAPWLLIEAGVVEGRRMTAFESIRTDLKNAGADVVNEEVVVDQGLVTSRCPDDIPAFNAKMIEEFGEGRHEGQAA; via the coding sequence ATGGCCCAGACCCTTTCCGGCAAGACCGTCGCCATCCTGGCGACCGACGGCGTCGAACTGATCGAACTGAACGAACCGATGAAGGCGCTGAAGGATGCCGGGGCGGTGGTCGAGATCGTGTCGTTGAAGGCCGGGGAGTTCCAGGGCTTCGACCATCTGACGCCGGGCGAGAAGGTGACGGCGGACAAGGCGGTGGCGGCGGTGGACGCCTCGGCCTATTCGGCGCTGCTGCTGCCGGGCGGGGTGGCCAATCCCGACCTGTTGCGCGCCGATGCGGATGCGGTGGCCTTCGTGCGGGCCTTCTTCGATGCGGGCAAGCCGGTCGCCGCCATCTGTCACGCGCCCTGGCTGCTGATCGAGGCGGGGGTGGTCGAGGGGCGTCGGATGACGGCCTTCGAGAGCATCCGCACCGACCTGAAGAACGCCGGGGCCGATGTAGTCAATGAAGAGGTGGTGGTGGATCAGGGACTGGTCACCAGCCGTTGCCCCGACGACATCCCGGCCTTCAACGCCAAGATGATCGAGGAATTCGGCGAGGGGCGGCACGAGGGACAAGCCGCTTAA
- a CDS encoding methyltransferase — translation MTIADPAAFIRDNTRLQPVPHAPEISLWLADEITPIWRLTEEELGEMGVPPPFWAFAWAGGQALSRYLLDHPHEVAGKRVLDFAAGSGLVGVAAMRAGAASVLCADIDPFCQAAVAANAAANRVTLTFTQANLLDAAPPEVEVICAGDICYERPMTEAVLAWLAQARSRGTRVLIGDPGRTYFPRTGLDFLAEYRVPTSRELEDQEIKRSSVWAMP, via the coding sequence ATGACGATCGCCGACCCCGCCGCCTTCATTCGGGACAACACCCGTCTTCAACCCGTGCCGCACGCGCCGGAGATTTCCCTGTGGCTGGCCGACGAGATCACCCCGATCTGGCGGCTGACCGAGGAGGAGCTGGGTGAAATGGGCGTGCCGCCGCCCTTCTGGGCCTTCGCCTGGGCGGGCGGTCAGGCGCTGAGCCGCTATCTGCTGGATCATCCGCATGAGGTGGCGGGAAAGCGGGTGCTGGACTTCGCCGCCGGTTCGGGCCTGGTCGGCGTGGCGGCGATGAGGGCGGGCGCGGCCTCGGTCCTGTGCGCGGACATCGACCCCTTTTGTCAGGCCGCCGTCGCCGCCAACGCCGCCGCCAACCGCGTGACCCTGACCTTCACCCAGGCCAATCTGCTGGACGCCGCCCCGCCCGAGGTCGAGGTCATCTGCGCGGGCGACATCTGCTACGAACGCCCGATGACCGAGGCCGTCCTGGCCTGGCTGGCCCAGGCCCGCAGCCGGGGGACGCGCGTCCTGATCGGCGATCCGGGCCGCACCTATTTCCCGCGCACGGGCCTGGACTTCCTGGCCGAATACCGCGTCCCCACCTCGCGCGAGCTGGAGGATCAGGAGATCAAGCGATCCTCGGTCTGGGCCATGCCCTGA